One Brassica oleracea var. oleracea cultivar TO1000 chromosome C7, BOL, whole genome shotgun sequence genomic window carries:
- the LOC106306213 gene encoding cyclin-dependent kinase F-4 isoform X1 produces the protein MDRYKLIKEVGDGTFGTVWRAINKQTGEVVAIKKMKKKYYSWEECINLREVKSLRRMNHPNIVKLKEVIREHDILYFVFEYMECNLYQLMKDRKKLFAEADIRNWCFQVLQGLSYMHQRGYFHRDLKPENLLVSKDIIKIADFGLAREVNSSPPFTEYVSTRWYRAPEVLLQSYVYTSKVDMWAMGAIMSELLSLRPIFPGASEADEIYKICDVIGSPTEETWLEGLNLANTINYQFPQLSGVPLSSLMPSASKDAINLITRLCSWDPCNRPTAEEALQHPFFQSCFYVPPSLRPKPSVARTPPVGPRGSFEQQPVKRQPVSLAKAKTFNSHSTPKSNTAFGSGVQRKLDLAKQDATRNTKPVRSSVKDSIYRPPGRKSPCNAAGSSVNKNRVARGVSETADKISNMSIRGTVSRRHSVSVMQQQQLKPPQMKAGCVGETRNMFIRPTQPTTNAYSRKVAG, from the exons ATGGACAG GTACAAGTTAATAAAAGAGGTTGGTGATGGAACTTTTGGTACTGTTTGGCGAGCTATCAATAAGCAGACGGGTGAAGTT GTTGCAATTAAGAAAATGAAAAAGAAATACTACTCATGGGAAGAATGTATTAATCTGAGAGAAGTGAAG TCGCTTAGGAGGATGAATCATCCAAACATCGTGAAGCTGAAGGAAGTCATCCGGGAACATGATATCCTATACTTTGTCTTTGAGTACATG GAGTGCAATCTTTATCAGCTTATGAAGGATCGAAAAAAGCTTTTCGCAGAAGCTGATATTAGAAACTGGTGCTTTCAAGTCTTACAAGGCCTTTCTTATATGCATCAGCGTGGTTACTTCCACCGCGATCTTAAGCCAG AAAATCTATTGGTCTCTAAAGACATCATCAAGATTGCTGATTTTGGTCTGGCAAGGGAGGTTAATTCGAGTCCACCTTTTACCGAGTATGTTTCTACACGCTG GTATAGGGCACCCGAAGTACTCCTTCAGTCATATGTATACACATCAAAAGTTG ATATGTGGGCGATGGGAGCTATTATGTCTGAGCTGTTGTCTCTGCGTCCTATATTTCCAGGGGCTAG TGAAGCAGATGAAATCTACAAAATCTGTGATGTCATAGGCAGTCCAACTGAAGAGACCTGGTTAGAGGGACTTAATCTTGCTAACACCATAAACTATCAATTCCCTCAG CTTTCTGGTGTGCCTCTTTCAAGCTTGATGCCATCTGCTAGTAAAGATGCAATTAATCTTATTACG CGGCTTTGCTCCTGGGATCCATGCAACAGACCGACTGCTGAAGAGGCCCTGCAGCACCCGTTCTTTCAG AGTTGCTTTTATGTCCCACCATCTCTCCGACCCAAGCCATCTGTTGCAAGAACTCCGCCTG TTGGACCAAGGGGATCATTCGAGCAGCAACCAGTTAAACGGCAACCAGTGTCTCTTGCCAAAGCTAAGACATTCAACAGCCATTCTACTCCAAAGTCGAATACTGCTTTTGGTAGTGGTGTTCAGAGGAAACTCGATTTGGCTAAGCAAGATGCTACGAGAAACACTAAGCCGGTGAGAAGTTCCGTCAAAGACTCCATATACAGACCACCCGGAAGAAAGAGTCCTT GTAATGCAGCAGGTTCATCGGTGAACAAGAACCGTGTCGCTCGTGGTGTATCTGAAACTGCTGATAAGATCTCGAACATGAGCATCAGAGGAACCGTGTCTAGAAGACACTCAGTGTCTGTGATGCAGCAACAGCAGCTGAAGCCGCCGCAGATGAAGGCAGGATGTGTAGGAGAAACACGTAACATGTTCATTAGACCAACACAACCCACCACCAACGCCTACTCTAGGAAAGTCGCCGGCTGA
- the LOC106306214 gene encoding cadmium-induced protein AS8 isoform X2 yields MVVMIIKGIFRRYEKWNPVHPTYGAFWGMGIGIGCGVGWGPGFGPEVIGYVGAGCGVGFSVGITLAGLGIAVEATRKGAFKLFGNSLSIDGWSDVMPQFVGLQRQVSEMCSGFNKKPPLLDDAVDLKSLPLFIPHDCGSSGIHLLYMRKGLEDKNRGDSSAM; encoded by the exons ATG GTGGTGATGATCATCAAGGGCATATTCAGGAGGTATGAGAAATGGAATCCGGTTCATCCTACTTATGGAGCTTTTTGGGGAATGGGGATTGGGATAGGTTGTGGCGTCGGATGGGGACCTGGTTTTGGCCCTGAGGTCATTGGCTACGTCGGTGCTGGCTGCGGCGTTGGTTTCAGTGTTGGCATTACACTCGCTGGTCTCGGCATTG CTGTAGAAGCAACTAGAAAGGGTGCTTTTAAGTTGTTTGGTAATAGTCTTTCAATTGATGGCTGGAGCGATGTTATGCCTCAGTTTGTTGGGTTGCAGAGACAAGTCAGTGAGATGTGCTCTGGTTTTAACAAGAAGCCTCCTCTCTTAGATGATGCCGTTGACTTGAAAAGTTTGCCTTTGTTCATCCCACATGATTGTGGAAGCTCTGGGATCCATCTTCTCTATATGCGCAAAG GTTTGGAGGACAAGAACCGTGGAGATTCATCAGCTATGTAA
- the LOC106306214 gene encoding cadmium-induced protein AS8 isoform X1: MVVMIIKGIFRRYEKWNPVHPTYGAFWGMGIGIGCGVGWGPGFGPEVIGYVGAGCGVGFSVGITLAGLGIGLPTNLLLAAPYNTVEATRKGAFKLFGNSLSIDGWSDVMPQFVGLQRQVSEMCSGFNKKPPLLDDAVDLKSLPLFIPHDCGSSGIHLLYMRKGLEDKNRGDSSAM, encoded by the exons ATG GTGGTGATGATCATCAAGGGCATATTCAGGAGGTATGAGAAATGGAATCCGGTTCATCCTACTTATGGAGCTTTTTGGGGAATGGGGATTGGGATAGGTTGTGGCGTCGGATGGGGACCTGGTTTTGGCCCTGAGGTCATTGGCTACGTCGGTGCTGGCTGCGGCGTTGGTTTCAGTGTTGGCATTACACTCGCTGGTCTCGGCATTGGTCTCCCCACAAACCTTCTTCTTGCAGCTCCTTATAACA CTGTAGAAGCAACTAGAAAGGGTGCTTTTAAGTTGTTTGGTAATAGTCTTTCAATTGATGGCTGGAGCGATGTTATGCCTCAGTTTGTTGGGTTGCAGAGACAAGTCAGTGAGATGTGCTCTGGTTTTAACAAGAAGCCTCCTCTCTTAGATGATGCCGTTGACTTGAAAAGTTTGCCTTTGTTCATCCCACATGATTGTGGAAGCTCTGGGATCCATCTTCTCTATATGCGCAAAG GTTTGGAGGACAAGAACCGTGGAGATTCATCAGCTATGTAA
- the LOC106306213 gene encoding cyclin-dependent kinase F-4 isoform X2, translating into MDRYKLIKEVGDGTFGTVWRAINKQTGEVVAIKKMKKKYYSWEECINLREVKSLRRMNHPNIVKLKEVIREHDILYFVFEYMECNLYQLMKDRKKLFAEADIRNWCFQVLQGLSYMHQRGYFHRDLKPENLLVSKDIIKIADFGLAREVNSSPPFTEYVSTRWYRAPEVLLQSYVYTSKVDMWAMGAIMSELLSLRPIFPGASEADEIYKICDVIGSPTEETWLEGLNLANTINYQFPQLSGVPLSSLMPSASKDAINLITRLCSWDPCNRPTAEEALQHPFFQSCFYVPPSLRPKPSVARTPPVGPRGSFEQQPVKRQPVSLAKAKTFNSHSTPKSNTAFGSGVQRKLDLAKQDATRNTKPVRSSVKDSIYRPPGRKSPCSSVNKNRVARGVSETADKISNMSIRGTVSRRHSVSVMQQQQLKPPQMKAGCVGETRNMFIRPTQPTTNAYSRKVAG; encoded by the exons ATGGACAG GTACAAGTTAATAAAAGAGGTTGGTGATGGAACTTTTGGTACTGTTTGGCGAGCTATCAATAAGCAGACGGGTGAAGTT GTTGCAATTAAGAAAATGAAAAAGAAATACTACTCATGGGAAGAATGTATTAATCTGAGAGAAGTGAAG TCGCTTAGGAGGATGAATCATCCAAACATCGTGAAGCTGAAGGAAGTCATCCGGGAACATGATATCCTATACTTTGTCTTTGAGTACATG GAGTGCAATCTTTATCAGCTTATGAAGGATCGAAAAAAGCTTTTCGCAGAAGCTGATATTAGAAACTGGTGCTTTCAAGTCTTACAAGGCCTTTCTTATATGCATCAGCGTGGTTACTTCCACCGCGATCTTAAGCCAG AAAATCTATTGGTCTCTAAAGACATCATCAAGATTGCTGATTTTGGTCTGGCAAGGGAGGTTAATTCGAGTCCACCTTTTACCGAGTATGTTTCTACACGCTG GTATAGGGCACCCGAAGTACTCCTTCAGTCATATGTATACACATCAAAAGTTG ATATGTGGGCGATGGGAGCTATTATGTCTGAGCTGTTGTCTCTGCGTCCTATATTTCCAGGGGCTAG TGAAGCAGATGAAATCTACAAAATCTGTGATGTCATAGGCAGTCCAACTGAAGAGACCTGGTTAGAGGGACTTAATCTTGCTAACACCATAAACTATCAATTCCCTCAG CTTTCTGGTGTGCCTCTTTCAAGCTTGATGCCATCTGCTAGTAAAGATGCAATTAATCTTATTACG CGGCTTTGCTCCTGGGATCCATGCAACAGACCGACTGCTGAAGAGGCCCTGCAGCACCCGTTCTTTCAG AGTTGCTTTTATGTCCCACCATCTCTCCGACCCAAGCCATCTGTTGCAAGAACTCCGCCTG TTGGACCAAGGGGATCATTCGAGCAGCAACCAGTTAAACGGCAACCAGTGTCTCTTGCCAAAGCTAAGACATTCAACAGCCATTCTACTCCAAAGTCGAATACTGCTTTTGGTAGTGGTGTTCAGAGGAAACTCGATTTGGCTAAGCAAGATGCTACGAGAAACACTAAGCCGGTGAGAAGTTCCGTCAAAGACTCCATATACAGACCACCCGGAAGAAAGAGTCCTT GTTCATCGGTGAACAAGAACCGTGTCGCTCGTGGTGTATCTGAAACTGCTGATAAGATCTCGAACATGAGCATCAGAGGAACCGTGTCTAGAAGACACTCAGTGTCTGTGATGCAGCAACAGCAGCTGAAGCCGCCGCAGATGAAGGCAGGATGTGTAGGAGAAACACGTAACATGTTCATTAGACCAACACAACCCACCACCAACGCCTACTCTAGGAAAGTCGCCGGCTGA